From the Corythoichthys intestinalis isolate RoL2023-P3 chromosome 15, ASM3026506v1, whole genome shotgun sequence genome, one window contains:
- the LOC130931159 gene encoding growth arrest and DNA damage-inducible protein GADD45 beta-like: MSPDESLASSVTDKRMQSVGVALEELLVTAQKQECLTIGIYESAQLLNTDPDSVVLCVLAADGAEDDVALQIHFTLLQSFCCDSGITILRVAGMPRLRRLLANVDGGCKDIHCMLVTNPEANHCRLQEVGVYCQESLRVDQWVPELVLEER, translated from the exons GATGCAGTCGGTAGGTGTGGCACTGGAAGAGCTGCTGGTAACTGCTCAGAAACAAGAATGCCTGACGATCGGCATCTACGAGTCAGCGCAACTTCTCAATAC AGACCCAGACAGCGTGGTCCTGTGCGTGCTGGCCGCCGACGGTGCCGAGGACGATGTGGCGCTACAGATCCACTTCACACTGCTTCAGTCGTTTTGTTGCGACAGCGGCATCACCATCCTGCGCGTTGCGGGCATGCCGCGACTCCGGCGGCTGCTGGCCAATGTGGACGGCGGCTGCAAGGACATACACTGCATGTTGGTCACG AACCCCGAAGCCAATCACTGCCGGCTGCAAGAAGTTGGCGTCTACTGCCAGGAGAGCCTCCGCGTGGACCAGTGGGTCCCCGAGCTCGTCCTGGAGGAACGTTGA